One window of the Salvia splendens isolate huo1 chromosome 1, SspV2, whole genome shotgun sequence genome contains the following:
- the LOC121757851 gene encoding uncharacterized protein LOC121757851 has product MNFRSMEEFWPFYMNQHSKAATRRWHFAGTVCSFVCLIYSLLFNLWFLIFVPLLRNGLSCYSHFFVEGNLPTSFRHPIWSLLCDFKMFGLMLTGQMHREMKRLGKRPVLQAY; this is encoded by the coding sequence ATGAACTTCAGGAGCATGGAAGAATTCTGGCCATTCTACATGAACCAGCACTCAAAAGCAGCAACAAGGCGCTGGCATTTTGCAGGCACAGTGTGCAGCTTTGTGTGCTTGATATACTCATTGCTCTTCAATCTGTGGTTCTTGATTTTTGTGCCCTTGTTGAGGAATGGGTTGAGTTGCTACAGCCATTTCTTTGTTGAAGGGAATCTTCCCACATCATTTAGGCACCCAATTTGGTCTCTGCTTTGTGATTTCAAGATGTTTGGGCTGATGCTTACTGGCCAGATgcatagagagatgaagaggcTTGGTAAAAGGCCTGTGTTGCAAGCATATTGA